DNA sequence from the Acinonyx jubatus isolate Ajub_Pintada_27869175 chromosome A3, VMU_Ajub_asm_v1.0, whole genome shotgun sequence genome:
actttttttctatttctgtaaaaaatgccttTGGGATTTTGCTAGAGAgtacattgaatttgtagataatttggggtagtacagacattttaacaatatttatttcccagtccatgaacatgggatgtctttccattcacctgtgttgtctttaatttccttcattaacattttataatttcagtgcaccagtctttcacctctttggttaagtttatacataagtattttattttttgttgttgttgctgttgtgaatgggatttccttcttttcttttttcttttcttttcttttcttttcttttcttttttgccaatgTAACATTTTTAATACCCAACTTTTTAAACATAAGGCAAAATAGTCTTAGGCAGGCAACCactgcaaaatttttaaatgtccatggTGATTACACAGGTATGGATCACATGTAGTATTTAGTGTATGGTCAAGCTAATTAAAAAGAAGTCGAAAACAAAGTTAAAGTTAAGAAACAATACTGCTTTGAAAAGCTTCTGATGTTAATTTACTTCTGGACAAATAAGTGGGAAAAGCCATCAGTAGGaacctattttaattttagtctCTATCGTTAAAATTGCCTAAAAGTTCTTAGAACACAGAAAAACTAAATTTGAATGCATTTGTAATAGCTTAACAATTTATGTGCCTTATATTAAGATCCTTTAATTGAATGTTTTGAAATCAATCATAATTCACTGCaatgataaattagaaaaaggaagcatttttaaACGACATGTTACTATGGCCTGGCCAAAAGTAATTATCGATTAGTAACAACACATACAACAGATTGAGAAACTAAATGCTCTGCTGtatacttttaagtattttgtcaGACTTGAGAAATGTTTCTGTCAATAACATTCATTTCCCCACAaatgcaattcttttttaaacaagaaaacagttctttctctccagatttttatgtttatcagtGCAAAGTGAAACAAAGCAATCTCAGTAGAAATGGCTTATTACAGTGTTATTTTAGAAAGGCTTATGCTTCAAAATGTACTGAAAGATACCCAGTCCAAATCGTGAGAATCATCAACCTTGATGGCTTCTCTGCGGCCACCTTTGTCTCTCCCCGGCCTCCCAGGGGCTTGTCAAGAGAGGCCagccccaggggcgcctgggtggctcagttggttaagcaagcgtctgacttcagctcaggtcatgatctcgcagtctatgagttcgagccccgcgtcgagctctgtgccagcagctcagagcctggagccctgctttggattctgcgtctccctctctctctgcccctcccctgcttgcgcgcgcgcgcacgctctctctctctctctcaaataaacattaaaaagagagagagaggccagccCCTCATTCATATCACTTGCAGAAGTTTCTCATCATGTCTTGTCAACTTGTTGAACATCTAGATTCTTAAATAGCTTGTttcatcttcccccccccccccccaacgcttGTGTTCCTCTCTTCCGAGCAGCCTTTTTATGTTCATACTCCTTTTGATTTCCAGCGCAGAAAACGTCCTTAATTTGTTCCTCATCGACACTAGGAATGGGTTTCAGGAGATTCAGGAAAACGCCACCTGGTCTTCAACCAGCGTGCATTGTGGAAAGGCCGCCATTGAGGCGACTTCAGCGGTTTCCATCAGAAGTTCAGCTGACCCTTTGTTCCCCAGTCAGCCTCACTGCTTATCAGATCTCTCTTTGGTTTCTGCAACCTGAATGAAATTTCATCAGCCACTTTCTCTTGCAGATCGTCCTCTGCGATCTCCTACCAgccttgatagttcatttctagTCTGTCCCCCAGACTCTCTTTAGCAGGTTGTTTCTGTGTGAGATGACCTTgcccattttcctcttcctttgaccccaccccttttttttggCCACCATGCATATATTCATCTACATGTTTGTCtaattcttttgtgtatgttcTTGAGATTTCCTCTTAAGTTTCTTAGCAAGCAAGTAGTTGTAGGTCTCTGATTGTCTGCCTCTGACAGTAGCAGTCTCCGTTCCCAAGATACCAAGTTCAGTGGCCACCGCATCTTGAGTCTATTCTTGTAGCACAGCACCCCCTGTGTTGTTAACCTTCTTTCCTCCAGGAACAGCTGGTTTCTGGCTTCTGAGGCCAAATTGAAAAGGCCTCTGGTGTGGGAGGAGAGTTAAAACATTTCTgtcgctggggcgcctggggggctcagtcggttgagcgaccgacttcggctcaggtcatgatctcgcggtttgtgggttcgggccccgcgtcgggctctgtgcggacagctcgaagcctggagccggcttccgattctgtgtctcccgctctgcccctccctttctcatgctctgtctctctgtctctctctctctctctgtcaaaaataaataaacgttaaaaattttgacaaaaaaattaacttccttTTTGGATAGTTTGTTGTTCGTGTAGAGAAACGTGACtaatttttatgtgttgatttttaattttgcaagtttgctgaattcatttattctaacactttttgtttttgagtctttagagttttccaCATACGTGAATCCAGTCACCTGCAAACAGAGATACgtctgcttcttcctttccaatttgaatgacttttacttctttttcttgtctaattgttctggctacaatttccagtactatgttgaacagaagtggcaaGAGTTAGCATTCTTGCCTTGTACTGGATCTTGGAGGACAAAGCTTTGAGTTTCCCCCCATTGATTatggtattagctgtggacttttttCATGTTGACCTTTACCGGGTTGAGGTGAGTTCCTTCTGtacctattttgttgagagtttttaccgTGAGTGGATAttgaactttgtcaaatgtttttctgcatcagttgagatgctcatgtaattttttatccttcattttgttaatgtattgtatcacattgattgatttgcatatattgaattATCTTTGCATCTTAAGGGGTAAATCCCACTgggtcatggtgtatgatccttttaatgtgctgttaagtttggtttgttagtatttcactgaggatttctgcatctgtgttcatcagagatattggcctgtagttttcttttcttgtggtatctttatctggctttgatGTCAGGGTGATACTggattcataaaatgagtttggatgtcttccctctttctctgttattttcaaagagtttaagaagaattggtattaaatcttctttgaatgtttggtagaattcacccatgaagccatctggtcctgggcttttctttgttgggagagttttgattactgatacaATCTCCTGCATTGTTATTGGTTTGTTcaggctttctgtttcttcttactcagttttggtaggttatatgtttctaagaatttatctacTTCTgcgttatccagtttgttggcatagaattgttcataatattcccttataactcttatttctttttttttttttttaattttttaatgtttattattgagagaccagagagagagacagagcatgggagggacagagagagggggagacacagaatccgaagcaggctccaggctccaggctccggtctgtcagcacagagccggatgcggggctcgaactcacgaatcacgagatcatgacccgagccgaagtcggacgcttaaccgactgagccacccaggtgccccccatttctgattttttaaatttgagtcttttctctttttaaaaaaaaaaaattatttttaagcaatttctgCACCTAAgttgggactcaaacccaggacctcgagatcaaaagtcacttgctccacagactgagccagccacatgctCCCgagtcttctccctttttttcttagtctggctaagggtttgttgcttttgtttatcttctcaaagaaccaacttctggggtttctttcctgttgtttttatatttgatatatGTCTGCCCAtatcttattatttcctttcttttgctagcTTTATGCTTAGTTTGTTTtctctagttccttgaggtgtaaagttaggttgtttattttgagatcttTCCTCTTGTTTAATGTAGGTGCTGATCACTATAAACGTCCCCCTTAGTACTCTGTTTGCTGCATCCCTTAGGTTTTGGTGTGTTGTATCTTCATTTTTGTCTGTCTCAAGGTACTTCTAAAATTcccctcggggtgcctggctggctcagttgcacgtgactcttgatttcagggttgtgggtttgagctccgtgttgggtgtagaggttacttaaaaataaaatctgggccacctgacctgggtggctcagttggctaggcgtccaactcttggttctggtacaggtcatgatctcgcagtttcgtgGGTTTggtccccacatcgggctctgggctggcagcgtggagcctgcttggggttctctgtctcctcctctctctgtccctcccccacttgcactgtctctgtctctcccaaaacaaatcaataaacctaaaaaaatttttttaaacaaacaataaataaaaatcttaaaattccttttaatttcctctttgaccccAAAGTCATTCAAGAATGTATTGTTTAGTTTCTACAtatttgaattttctcatttcttactgTTACTtagtgatttctagttttatttcattttggatgGGAAAGACACTTAGAATAATTTtggtcttcttaaatttgttaagatttgttttgtgacctaacgtTGATTTATCCTGTTCCTGCTCAGAAGaaagttctgtatatatctgttaggtccactTGGTCGATAGTATTGTTCATGTCAGCTGTTTATTGACTTCCTGTCTGGATGTTCTATCTATTGTTGAAAGACTACTGATTTTTCATGTTGATCTCATAAACCTGTTCTTTACTACATTCTTactttttagtaatttttctgtggatttttttgGGGGACTCCTGATACTTACATCATTTGcagtgaaagataaaaatagaagttttacttctttctttcgaGTTCTCAAGCCTTTAATTGCTTTCTTTTGTCTAATTGAATTAGTGTATATTTCCAATACAATGATAAATAGTATGGCAATAtggcatccttgtcttttttgtttcttgttcctGACATTAGAGGTTCCTGCTTGTTCCTGCTTTTAGAGGTTTCTCATTAAGTAAAATGTtggtttggggagaaaaaaattttatagatatttaacaTGTCTATAGTAATTGGTTGCATAatcaattattaatataaataatatatttaaatataattaatatacttataatatttaatatattaatatataaaacatgtaggagataaagtatattttaggtactatatatgcacatatacggTGTACTACGTATATTAtacagagatatatatatatacatatatatatatacttatatatatagtatacatgtaGTCATTACATTAAGAAGGCACCCATTGATTACTGTTTTATtgatttccaaaaatataaatgggTATTAAATTTTGGCACATATTGCTGTTCTGCTaatattgaaccaaccttgcatttgTAGAATACATCTCCCCTAGGCATgatgtcttattatttttttttaatttttttacatttatttatttttgatagagacagagcataagtgggggaggggcagagagagaaggagacacagaatccaaagcaggctccaggctccgagctgtcagcacagagcctgacgtggggcttgaactcacaaaccatgcgatcgtgacctgagccaaagttggacgcccaaccgactgagacacccaggcgccccaggatgtactattttttaagtgtaatacTGGATGCTGTTTGCttctattttaagattttcaCACTGATACCATAAGTGAGattggtctataattttattttcggGTGCAGTGTTTGGCATGTTTTAGAATCCATGTTATACTTGCTTTACAATAATAACTTTGAAATTTTCCTTTGGTTATACTCTGGAATAATTTAAGCAGCGTTAGAATTATTTGATCTTTAACTGTTTCGTAGAATTCTCTGCGAAACGACCTGGGTCTGgtgccttcttcctttctctcatttcAAAGTATACATTTGTTAAGTATGCAGACTGAAATCTGCATGAATCATAGGTGTATAGCTCAAtaaattttctcacagttgttTAATCAGCAGTTAGGTCTAGAAACAGATGCCCCCAAAGCCTCCCTCATGTTTCCTTCCACTCACTGCCTCCCCACTCCAGCAAGAGCCCCGAGCCTTCTTGTCATGGTGCTTCACTAGGCTCTGTATTATGGTAACCGATTtgcttagaatttatttatttatttatttagtctccCCTGGGGTCAGTTTTGAGATACGGTGTTTTTTCTGGACAACCATCTATTTCATCTAGGCTTTCAAACTGATTTACATAGAATTCTACAAATTAATCTCTTATGATTTGAAAGTTTCCTCCTGTCTTCTTCCCCAATCCTTAAAAACTGCAGGAACTCGACATATCTTTCTAGATGTTCCTTCAAGGTCTGTGCCACAGAAAATTAtcaatcgtgtgtgtgtgtgtgtgtgtgtgtgtgtgtgtgtgagagagagagagagagagagagatattgtTATGAAATCTATATTTTTCTGTCTGCCCAGCTACCTAGCTACTTATCTAGCCGTCTCAACTGTCTTGCTCTCCAGGCATCTGTGTGTATTTCACAtggtggagaaaatggaaggacAGCTACAAAGCATTTGCATTCCCGATAAAAGAGGGAGTTGGCTGGACTGTCTGTCCCTGTCCTCTCTGCCTTGGGCTAAGATGTGATACCGTCTTGTGAGCCtgagagagaagccaagagaaTCGTGGAGGCCTCGGCCTGCCATTGATGAGCTGCTTAAATAACATCAGAAACCACCCTCAGAATTCTTCAGGATTCTTGTGAAGTGAGTTACGAGCCTCTTTTCATCTGTGCCACTCCAGGTCAGGGGTCTGTTATGTGCAGCCGGACACATTCTTAACCGATACAGAGGATAAATGGGACAAAACCAGAAAACTTGAGTTGTTCATAGTATATGAGTGTTTAATTAAGCACAGAAAGATTATCACAGAGACACCAAATCCCCTAACTCGAAAATAGGAACCTGGGTAGCAGTCCCTCAAATTAAGTGCTTACTGCAGTGGCGTTTTTAGTGTAACTGTTGTTAAAAGCATAATTTGCATAAATTATTCAGAGTGTTTTAGATATCACTTTTCACAATTTTGTACAGTGGTGTACAGATTGGGTCCATCTTGTACAGATGATAGGACGCATCCTCAAAGGGTTtcaaagagattaaatgagatagtccCCAAAAAGGGCCTAGGACAGCACTTAATCCCATGGTAAAGTAACCCAAAAGAATTAATtataatgtgtgttttttttagttttttattcatttaaataattgctacacccaatgtgggcttgatctcatgaccccaagatcaagaaatgcatgctccaccgaccgagccagccagatgccccaattaTAATGCTTTAATAatcaatattaataaaaaatactgatgttaGCTACTCATATATGGATGGCTAGCCCCTTCTCATCTTTTGCATTCCCATAAGAAAAGTCACCTCCCTCGAGAGGCCCTCTCTGGCTATTCTACCTCAAGTGGAATCCCTCCGTAAATACTTCCCATTCCCCATTGCCCCAGTCTTGTCGTTAGCTCAGAGATGTTGTCACCATCTGGAATTCTTTTGATTATTTATCTAGTAAATGTATGCCTCCCCtgatagaatagaaaccccacgAGAGCAAAACTCTCTGGCTGGCTGAGGTCCCACACGGGATCCCCATACATTTGTTGTATAAAGAGATGACCAGATGTCCAAGAAACCATTAGAAGAGAATGCCATTTGACATAGAAGGGTTTTGCAGTGGTGGTCATTTTGGGGGTGTGATTTTGcccacatttaaataaaaatgaagatgggTAAAGATTacgctcggggcgcctgggtggctcagtcggttgagtgtctgacttcggctcaagtcgtgatcttgcagtttgagagttcgagccccacgtcgggctctgtgctgaaggctcagagcctggagcctgttcgggttctgtgtctccctctctctgcccctcccccattcatgctctgtctctctctgtctcaaaaataaataaaacattaaaaaaataataaaaaaaagattatgctCAATTCTAGACCCTCCTCCTATTAGGCCTTACTGGGGGCTTGGTGGTTTattactatgtttttatttattctctaaaagGTCTGTAGTTATATGTAGTCTATGTACCTTTGGGAAGTGGTATCTAAAACACCGCGAGTAACAAAAGTGATACCTAAAACATTGTGATTAACAAACTGTTACCTGTAGAAAAATAGGTTGTTCTGCATTCAAACAGAGATGTAAAATTcagctgaaattttaaaaactaatggcTACTTGTAGTCGaagatttaaatgaaattcttCATAATTATTTGGCTTTCTGAAGATCTTggattttagattttaaagtAGCCCTCTACAAGGTATGTTTGGGGCCAGCTCAGAGGGAAAACAGAAATGGGAACGTGTTAAGTAGGAGTGAGTCCTGAGGAATAGAAGGAACCCTCAGACACATTTGGGTGACCGACAGTGGCCCCACAGCAGACCTCTGAGCTGGTGGGGGGGCAGGAGTATGTCCAACGCCACTCTCTGAGGGAACagggccccctccctgctccaccaCCAACCCATCTGTCCCACGACCACCTGACTGGCTCCGGAATCCAGGAGAGCCCTGCAGGATTTCCCTTTGGGGTCACAAGTCATGGACTCCTGACAGCTGGCATCCTGGAAGGAACAAAGGAgacctttccctcttttttctttatcttctagaAGGACAGTATGGTGTGGTAGTCAAGCAGTGGGGTTTGGCTACCTGAGTTTGAAGCCCATTTTCCCTGTTTCCTAGCCATGTTTCTTGTAGCAAGGTGCTTTGGCCTCTCTAGGCCTCTGTTGACTCCTTGGTAAAATGGTGGTGATGGCCAAAACAAGCTCATTGGGCAGTGGTTGGCACATAACAGGTACTGGATAATTGTGGCTTTTGTGACCCTCCCTCTGGAGGTCATTATAAAGTGTCTGCCAGTGTGGACCAGCGAGGGGGGTAGGGTTCCGGGGTATCATGTTCTTGGTGTAACTGCTCTATGGCCTGAGGATTTGTTTGCTAATTTTGATGGATCTGTGACTAGTGTTACGGTAATCTTATGTGGATTATTCAGAGAAGGTTCTGGGATTTCTACGGAGGGGGCATACaggcagccattttggaagagtCGGTCATCTTGGTGGGCCGTGGTCTTGATGGCTGGTACACAGGTTTTAGTTATGTATTTGGAGTACTTTGGAGGATGATGGGGATTGGTGGGCTGGTCTTTGGCCATATTTGCATAATCTCTTACGTAGATTGCTATTAATTTGGGGGAGTGTGTATTTGGGGGGGCTTTTAAGGGTTGTTTTGCGATTAAATCTGCAGAGCATACACACAGTTTTTATGTGGATGGAATATTACATAGGAAGCTTTCGAAGGGTTTGTGGAAATAGGTTATTTGctactttctcttccctccttgggGCTTATATTTTGCTCACTTCTGACGAGCTATGTATGCTAGAGGATTAATTTGGTTCGGATTAACTTTACCTGGAAAATAAGTGACGTTTTGGTCTGATTTACAGAATCAACTTAATATTTCATTTGACCAGTTTCAGAGGGTGCGGTGCGGTGGTTGGTGGTGCACTTCCTCCCGCTGCTCCAGGAAGCAGTGCCGGGGGGACCACAAGCTTAAGGGATGAGCCCGGGGATGAAGATCAAGGGGGCTCCAGTAGACCCCAGGTTCAAGCCACGGTTCATTATAGCTTTAATGAGTTCCATGTGGGGCCTATGAAGgctgaccacccccacccccaacaatgCAACTTCGTCGTGCATTAGGAGACTCCCCATTTTTCCTGATGTTAattgtgtcttctcttttaaACTGTATGTTCGCATACTTTGCATTTCTACGACTGTTGATTAGCTTTTAAGAGTATTGTGCTTATTAGGGAAATCAACTCTTTGTTAGAGATCTTCACCCAGTCTCCACCCCCTTCATATTTTGTTTCATGGGATCTTCGTATTGTATagtccaccccacccctctggctTTTGGATGTTAGGTCATGCCTAGGCCTTCTACAAACCAGTATTTTAACTGTAAAAATATCCTTTTTCAAGTACTTGTTTGTATTTAATCATATGATTGAGCCACATAAGATTCCCTGGTGTATGGAACAAGGTAGGGATCCAGCTTAAGTTTCCCCCCAAATGTTTAGCCATTTGTTTCAAAACCGTTTCTTTCTATTCGATGGCTCCCGTTCCATCGTGTCCCCAGCTTCGAGGGATAACTGACAGAATCGTAAGATATGTAAAGTGCACGACGGGGGTGATTGGCTCCGGGCCCACGTCGCACACCGTCTCACGAGTAACCCCACCTTCCCTCGTGCATTGGCAACACTGACTTTCTCCCATTTCCCCCCACATAACTGAGTCCATATCCTCCAGCTAGCCGGGGAGCCCCAGACCTGACACCCATTTGGGGGAGACTCCAGGTCCAGCAGGCACACTGTGAAGACATGTACAAGGGAGGTTGATCGAACGGAGAAGGCGGCCATCGATGGTCGATGCCGAATTCTTTACACTGGCTAATGGTTTTGTGTGGGGCCCAGGCTTGGGTCCAGGGCAGGGGTGGACTTAATCTGCAAATTGTTTTCAGAAACCCACGTTAGGTTAACGGCTTCTGATACGTGGTTAAGACCACGAACGAGGGGGCTTTTGCTCGAAACCGTAAATAACTGGCAGGACTCACATCCTTTTgctcacatttaatttttattttgattttttttaatgctgcacaagacaatatttatttcatttatttcatttatttcttttatttcatttatttcttttatttcattatttctgtttgctgctgttattttatttactgaaagagagagggaacttttgtggcctttgttttttttttctttttctctgtaggCCGCCTTAAGCTTTCTAAATTTGGAATATTTAAGCAAGCTGACGGGAAGAGGGGGTTTCGCAAAATCACTTGGGGGGAAAAGGAAAGGCTGCGTTGTTAATCATGCCCTATGGTGGGTGATCAACTGCGTGTACAATTACGTTTCACTCTTAATTAATTGTGCTTAAGGCTTGACTTAAATTTGGGTGTTCCCTTCTTAGAGCAGCTCGTACTGACGAAGGTGCATGCGCTGAATGATGTCACGGCAGTCGTTGAACACACGGCGGATGTTCTCGGTGTCCACGGCGCAAGTGAAGTGGGGATAGCAGTAGTGACGCCCGTCTCCACTGGCAGTGCTGATTCTCTGTGGCACAAACACAAGACGACACAGTCAGACCACACCGTCGCCCGCGGGGCACCTACGACAGACTATCGACCGGCTACCGAGATTCCGCTAAAGTTCACACCGGTCCTTGGCGAAACAAAAGGGAACTGGAGAGGTCAGTCCCCACATTTAAGTCAGCCAATTCACACCgctgagaaaaagaacaagagagaacCAGAGAAGGGTCTCTACTCACCAGAAATTCGTCGCGGATGAAGTACTTGGCCCGGGTCACGCGTGGGTCCTCTCCGGGCTCGGGAGTAGCTACGAAGAACAGAAAAATCGGGGTAAGGTCATTCAGCGAGCAGAGCCAGAGAGCTGGCATCACCGGGGCCCCTTCATTTCTCCATAGGCAAATAGGCAGAAAGAAGCTTCTCTTGCTTCCCTACAAGCTCCCTTAGAGTCTGGGGGCGGGAACGCAGAGAGGCTTCCTTTCTTCTAGAGGTTGTTCATTGAGGGGACTCTTAAACTCCACTGGCATGAAAACCCTCCGGGAACGGACCCGTCCGGCATATTCAGGAGCATACAGGCCCCGTGAACCCGAGAAGGGCCCGGCCCTCGGCAGGAGGTCGTACGTACCATCCTCGGGAGTAGTGTAGCGAGCAAATTCTGGAAAGTAGTCCTCAATTTTCGATTTCCCAGCGAGGACTTTCTCAGCGAGCAGGTCTTGCTTGTTGAGGAACAGGATCACGGAGATGGTGCGCAGCCATCTGGCAGAGAGGGTGCAGGTTTAAGGTCCAGGAAAAGGACGCACTAAGGGGTTGACGCGCTTGCACGGGGCCTGGAGATCGGGGACAGGACCCCGGGGTGAGAGAACTGGGAGAAGCCGGGGGGCGGGGCACCACACACCTGTTGTTCCAGATGCTCTTGAAGAGGTTCAGAGCCTCCTGCAGGCGGTTGGTCTGATTGTCCTCCCGAATGACCATGTTGTAGCTGCTGCTGGCCACCACGAAGATAATGGCAGTCACATCTGCGGCCCAAGAAAGCAGAAGCAGTGTGGGTTAGAGGCGAGAATGACCTTTAACAGTCAAGAGAGCGGAGTGTCCCCAGAGCAGAGCTCCTCGCGGCCTGCGTACCGTTGAAGCACTGGATCCATTTGCGGCGCTCGTCACGCTGGCCACCCACGTCGAACATGCTGCGGGAGACAGAGGACACCCGGTCACCCCACAGGGCTGACACCGTCCCGCCACTCTGCTGCTGGCGGGACAGAAGGAAACGCGTCCGTTCTGGGAAGGGGATCGTTCACTTACTGGAAGTTGACTTTGTCCACCTGGAACTTGGTCTCAAAGATTCCAGAAGTCAGGACGCGGCAGCGAAGCAGATCCTAAAAACAAAACCCGGGTCAGTGGATCTCACCGAATCCAACTGGAATATTAACAACCGCCCACTGGGCGCAGAGATCCTGACGAGCTTGGAAAGGGGGCTCCAAGTCCTCTGATTCTGAGGACTCTGCGTACCTGGTCACTGGGCACGTAGTCAGCCTGCTTGATGACATCGATCTTGTCCAGGAAGCTGGGAGGAAAAGACAGACACACCGGGGTGTTCCAAGAGCTCATGCCGCATTTGCCCGCAATTCCCGCCTCGCTGTACAGTTAGTTGAGCTCAGTGGAAACGACGGTGTCGTAGTTAGGCGCAGGAAGTCAGTGGGGGCTTTGTCGTTCACGCTTAGGCCTCGATGCCTATGAGGGGTTAGCGCAGGCAGCGTTTAAGGTCACCCTATCTGGCTGGTAGATCTAGGGACCGGGAAAATGGACTCtcgctggggcggggggggggcccggCCTACAGGGAGAGCACGGGACGAGCGCAGGGCTGGCTCTGGTCTCAGTTCCGCGCCCGGCAACCGGCAGAGGGCCCGAAATCAGGCCTATCTGAGCTTGTGCCGTTGATAAGGACTAAAAGGTTAAAATTTTCAAGTTATCTGGCCTTGACTAAAATGACAAGTAATTCCAAAACTGTATGCTGCCCCACTTCATTCCACTGTTTTTGGGTAAAGAG
Encoded proteins:
- the LOC106969942 gene encoding guanine nucleotide-binding protein G(s) subunit alpha isoform X4; translation: MGCLGNSKTEDQRNEEKAQREANKKIEKQLQKDKQVYRATHRLLLLGAGESGKSTIVKQMRILHVNGFNGDEKATKVQDIKNNLKEAIETIVAAMSNLVPPVELANPENQFRVDYILSVMNVPDFDFPPEFYEHAKALWEDEGVRACYERSNEYQLIDCAQYFLDKIDVIKQADYVPSDQDLLRCRVLTSGIFETKFQVDKVNFHMFDVGGQRDERRKWIQCFNDVTAIIFVVASSSYNMVIREDNQTNRLQEALNLFKSIWNNRWLRTISVILFLNKQDLLAEKVLAGKSKIEDYFPEFARYTTPEDATPEPGEDPRVTRAKYFIRDEFLRISTASGDGRHYCYPHFTCAVDTENIRRVFNDCRDIIQRMHLRQYELL
- the LOC106969942 gene encoding guanine nucleotide-binding protein G(s) subunit alpha isoform X2 produces the protein MGCLGNSKTEDQRNEEKAQREANKKIEKQLQKDKQVYRATHRLLLLGAGESGKSTIVKQMRILHVNGFNGEGGEEDPQAARSNSDGEKATKVQDIKNNLKEAIETIVAAMSNLVPPVELANPENQFRVDYILSVMNVPDFDFPPEFYEHAKALWEDEGVRACYERSNEYQLIDCAQYFLDKIDVIKQADYVPSDQDLLRCRVLTSGIFETKFQVDKVNFHMFDVGGQRDERRKWIQCFNDVTAIIFVVASSSYNMVIREDNQTNRLQEALNLFKSIWNNRWLRTISVILFLNKQDLLAEKVLAGKSKIEDYFPEFARYTTPEDATPEPGEDPRVTRAKYFIRDEFLRISTASGDGRHYCYPHFTCAVDTENIRRVFNDCRDIIQRMHLRQYELL
- the LOC106969942 gene encoding guanine nucleotide-binding protein G(s) subunit alpha isoform X1, whose product is MGCLGNSKTEDQRNEEKAQREANKKIEKQLQKDKQVYRATHRLLLLGAGESGKSTIVKQMRILHVNGFNGEGGEEDPQAARSNSDGSEKATKVQDIKNNLKEAIETIVAAMSNLVPPVELANPENQFRVDYILSVMNVPDFDFPPEFYEHAKALWEDEGVRACYERSNEYQLIDCAQYFLDKIDVIKQADYVPSDQDLLRCRVLTSGIFETKFQVDKVNFHMFDVGGQRDERRKWIQCFNDVTAIIFVVASSSYNMVIREDNQTNRLQEALNLFKSIWNNRWLRTISVILFLNKQDLLAEKVLAGKSKIEDYFPEFARYTTPEDATPEPGEDPRVTRAKYFIRDEFLRISTASGDGRHYCYPHFTCAVDTENIRRVFNDCRDIIQRMHLRQYELL
- the LOC106969942 gene encoding guanine nucleotide-binding protein G(s) subunit alpha isoform X3 encodes the protein MGCLGNSKTEDQRNEEKAQREANKKIEKQLQKDKQVYRATHRLLLLGAGESGKSTIVKQMRILHVNGFNGDSEKATKVQDIKNNLKEAIETIVAAMSNLVPPVELANPENQFRVDYILSVMNVPDFDFPPEFYEHAKALWEDEGVRACYERSNEYQLIDCAQYFLDKIDVIKQADYVPSDQDLLRCRVLTSGIFETKFQVDKVNFHMFDVGGQRDERRKWIQCFNDVTAIIFVVASSSYNMVIREDNQTNRLQEALNLFKSIWNNRWLRTISVILFLNKQDLLAEKVLAGKSKIEDYFPEFARYTTPEDATPEPGEDPRVTRAKYFIRDEFLRISTASGDGRHYCYPHFTCAVDTENIRRVFNDCRDIIQRMHLRQYELL